From Variimorphobacter saccharofermentans, one genomic window encodes:
- a CDS encoding glycosyltransferase family 4 protein, giving the protein MKIAITTVQAPFITGGAEFLANNLKDALIRRGHQAEIISIPFMDSPCELIEDHIVASRLFDLSYSWAGKIDLCIGLKFPAYYIPHPNKVIWALHQHRAAYDLFDTEYSNLKNDTEGRRYRDIITNADNLYLKEAKRIYTIAANVSRRMEKYNNLQSIPLYHPCPDMDKFYCDECEDYILMPSRINITKRQLLAIEAMTLSKTNTKLYIMGKADAEYEKNRMLSFIKECKLQNKIKYFDYVSQEDKFKLYAKAKAILFIPLDEDYGYITLEAMAASKPIITAKDSGGPLEFVVDNRNGMIVESTPTEIAKAFDYIASSTSMYIEMGKQSKLHLQEMNITWDKVVKELIK; this is encoded by the coding sequence ATGAAAATAGCAATCACTACAGTTCAAGCTCCGTTTATTACTGGAGGTGCTGAATTTTTAGCTAATAATTTAAAAGATGCATTAATAAGAAGAGGACATCAAGCAGAGATAATATCAATTCCGTTTATGGATAGTCCATGTGAGTTAATCGAAGATCATATTGTTGCTTCGAGACTATTTGACTTATCATATTCATGGGCTGGAAAAATTGATTTATGTATTGGATTGAAATTTCCTGCATACTATATTCCACATCCAAATAAAGTGATTTGGGCATTACATCAGCATAGAGCGGCATATGATTTATTTGATACAGAATATAGTAATTTAAAAAATGATACTGAAGGAAGAAGATACAGAGATATAATCACAAATGCGGATAATCTATATCTAAAAGAGGCTAAAAGGATATATACTATAGCTGCTAATGTATCTAGACGTATGGAAAAGTATAATAATCTGCAATCAATTCCCTTATATCATCCATGCCCAGATATGGATAAATTCTATTGTGACGAATGCGAGGATTATATTTTAATGCCTAGTAGGATAAATATAACTAAGCGTCAGCTGTTGGCAATTGAAGCAATGACTTTATCAAAAACGAATACAAAACTTTATATTATGGGAAAAGCAGATGCTGAATATGAAAAAAATCGTATGCTTTCTTTTATAAAAGAATGTAAGTTGCAAAATAAGATTAAATATTTTGATTATGTATCGCAAGAAGATAAATTTAAACTATATGCAAAAGCAAAAGCAATTCTATTTATTCCATTAGATGAGGATTATGGGTATATTACTCTTGAAGCTATGGCAGCTTCGAAGCCGATTATTACAGCAAAAGACAGTGGAGGTCCTTTAGAGTTTGTCGTAGATAATAGGAATGGAATGATTGTAGAATCAACTCCTACAGAGATTGCTAAGGCTTTTGATTATATAGCTTCTTCAACATCGATGTATATAGAGATGGGGAAACAATCCAAATTACATCTTCAGGAAATGAATATAACCTGGGATAAAGTGGTAAAGGAGTTGATTAAGTAA
- a CDS encoding glycosyltransferase family 4 protein yields MKISFDAQLLMKGEKTGIGWCAENILQRMPQYQNDFELNCFTLGYNKEQLTCVDKYQKLGYKINRCHWFHDVIYRLIWSLIPIPYSMFFPKKTDITVFFNYVVPPGVRGRRVTFVYDMAYKSCPETVRKRTKDMLNIALKRSCKRADKIITISEFSKSEITRYLGIREDKIVVMPCGVDFMKYHPNYTDEEVVAITKKYGVPDDYLLYLGTLEPRKNITRLIQAYASLKETTSDLPKLVLAGRKGWMYDSIFEIVKELQIEEDVIFTGYIDPEDAPILMKGALAFLFPSIYEGFGMPPLEAMACGTPVLVSNVASLPEVVGDAAVLVDPLSVDSIREGIASLLHNEKLRFELSQKGIERAQTFTWEKSVEVINEVLQDWDVTRGN; encoded by the coding sequence TTGAAGATTTCTTTTGACGCTCAATTGCTGATGAAGGGTGAAAAGACCGGGATTGGCTGGTGTGCGGAAAATATATTACAAAGAATGCCCCAATATCAAAATGATTTTGAGTTGAATTGCTTTACATTGGGCTACAATAAAGAACAGTTAACCTGTGTTGATAAATACCAGAAGCTGGGGTATAAAATCAATCGATGTCATTGGTTTCATGATGTAATATATCGATTGATCTGGAGTCTAATACCCATACCATATTCCATGTTTTTTCCGAAGAAGACGGATATTACCGTATTCTTTAATTATGTAGTTCCACCGGGAGTGAGAGGACGAAGAGTAACCTTTGTCTATGATATGGCATATAAATCATGCCCTGAGACAGTTCGTAAGAGAACGAAGGACATGCTGAATATCGCATTAAAAAGATCCTGTAAGAGAGCAGATAAAATAATTACAATATCAGAATTCAGTAAAAGTGAGATTACGCGTTATTTAGGAATCCGGGAGGATAAGATTGTAGTTATGCCTTGCGGAGTTGATTTTATGAAATATCATCCGAACTATACTGATGAAGAAGTTGTTGCTATTACAAAGAAATATGGAGTTCCGGATGATTATCTTTTATATCTGGGAACACTGGAACCAAGGAAAAATATTACAAGGCTTATTCAAGCTTATGCAAGTTTGAAAGAAACAACCTCGGATCTTCCTAAGCTTGTGCTGGCTGGACGAAAGGGTTGGATGTATGACAGTATCTTTGAGATAGTGAAGGAATTACAGATAGAAGAGGATGTGATTTTTACCGGATATATCGATCCAGAGGATGCGCCTATCTTAATGAAAGGGGCCTTAGCATTTCTATTTCCTTCTATTTATGAAGGCTTTGGCATGCCACCACTTGAGGCTATGGCATGCGGAACCCCGGTACTTGTATCCAATGTTGCCTCGTTGCCGGAAGTTGTTGGAGATGCAGCAGTATTGGTAGATCCATTGTCAGTAGATAGTATTCGGGAGGGTATAGCATCCTTATTACATAATGAAAAATTACGATTTGAATTATCGCAAAAAGGAATAGAAAGAGCGCAAACCTTTACCTGGGAAAAATCTGTTGAAGTTATCAACGAAGTATTACAGGATTGGGATGTCACTAGGGGGAACTGA
- a CDS encoding ABC transporter permease encodes MKTIKELYSYRQMIYSLVKRDLRGRYKGSVLGFLWTFINPLLQLAVYTLVFSVIMKTGIERFYLFLFVGLVPWMFFSTCLTGGASCIMAQQDMVKKIYFPREVLPISYVISQFINMLLTFIIIFLVVIISGIGINFIAVLYLPVIMLVEFILALGVAMLVSALTVYFRDLEYILGIISMAWMYLTPIIYSEDFVPKEIKPIFNLNPMKPIITAYRDILYYKQIPQIGTLLHAFLLGVVVLILGSLVFSKLKRHFAEEL; translated from the coding sequence ATGAAAACAATAAAGGAACTTTATTCATATAGACAAATGATATATAGCTTAGTTAAAAGGGACTTAAGAGGACGGTATAAGGGATCTGTATTAGGATTTCTTTGGACATTTATTAACCCTTTATTACAACTAGCTGTATATACCCTAGTTTTTTCTGTAATAATGAAAACAGGTATCGAAAGGTTCTACTTGTTTTTATTTGTAGGATTAGTGCCTTGGATGTTTTTTAGTACATGTTTAACTGGGGGAGCTAGTTGCATAATGGCTCAACAGGATATGGTTAAAAAAATATATTTTCCAAGAGAAGTGTTGCCCATATCTTACGTAATAAGCCAATTTATTAATATGTTATTAACGTTTATTATAATATTTTTAGTTGTAATTATATCGGGAATAGGTATTAATTTTATTGCTGTCTTATATTTACCTGTAATAATGCTTGTGGAATTCATTTTAGCATTAGGAGTTGCAATGCTTGTGTCTGCTTTGACTGTTTATTTTAGAGATCTAGAGTATATTCTGGGTATAATTAGTATGGCGTGGATGTATTTGACACCTATTATTTATTCTGAGGATTTTGTCCCTAAAGAGATTAAACCTATTTTTAACCTGAATCCAATGAAACCAATTATAACAGCTTATCGAGATATTCTTTACTATAAACAGATTCCACAGATAGGTACATTATTGCATGCCTTTTTATTAGGGGTAGTTGTATTGATTTTGGGGAGCTTAGTTTTCTCCAAATTAAAAAGACACTTTGCGGAGGAATTATAA
- a CDS encoding ABC transporter ATP-binding protein, with protein sequence MKIGNAIEVNNVKKKFKVYYDKGRSLKEKVLFRNRNRYEVRWVLNGISFEVKKGEAIGLIGQNGCGKSTTLKLLTRIMYPDEGSIEMKGRVSSLIELGAGFHPDMSGRENIYTNASIFGLTKKEIDDRMKDIIEFSELEEYLDNPVRTYSSGMYMRLAFSVAINVDADILLIDEILAVGDTNFQAKCFNKLREMKSKGMTIVIVSHSLSQIEQICDRTIWIQEGLIRSEGTPRTVHPEYMDFMGQKRQENIEKLEKKNIINKSNDEKNDNKKVVDKNSSDADEVNNLSKDDQNISENKRWGNGKARISAIRTINSEKKHQMVFASGEAFILQIDYNVHETVKDAVFGIAIYRSDGIHCYGVNTKIDNLDEFDLIRSGTAEIRFHDFNLLPGEYYIDVAIESDNGTPVDYYKQAHKVQVYSSINDVGIVRLNHEWNIHT encoded by the coding sequence ATGAAAATTGGTAATGCAATAGAAGTAAATAATGTAAAAAAGAAATTTAAAGTATATTATGATAAAGGTAGGAGCTTAAAAGAAAAAGTATTATTTCGAAATCGAAATAGATATGAAGTACGTTGGGTACTTAATGGTATTAGCTTTGAGGTTAAAAAGGGAGAAGCGATTGGCTTAATTGGTCAGAATGGATGTGGAAAAAGTACAACTTTAAAGCTACTTACTAGAATTATGTATCCTGATGAAGGATCAATAGAAATGAAAGGCAGAGTATCAAGCTTAATTGAACTCGGAGCTGGATTTCATCCTGATATGAGCGGAAGGGAGAACATATATACAAATGCTTCTATTTTTGGCTTAACAAAAAAAGAAATTGATGATCGAATGAAAGATATTATTGAATTTTCGGAATTAGAAGAGTATTTAGATAATCCTGTGCGAACTTATTCATCTGGAATGTACATGAGGCTTGCATTTTCTGTAGCAATAAATGTTGATGCCGATATTTTATTAATTGATGAGATCTTAGCAGTCGGTGATACGAATTTTCAAGCAAAATGTTTTAATAAACTTCGAGAAATGAAATCTAAAGGTATGACAATAGTGATTGTATCACATTCCTTAAGTCAAATTGAGCAAATATGCGATAGGACTATTTGGATACAAGAAGGTTTAATAAGATCAGAAGGTACTCCAAGAACAGTACACCCAGAGTATATGGATTTTATGGGGCAAAAGAGACAAGAAAATATTGAAAAACTTGAGAAAAAAAACATAATTAATAAAAGTAATGATGAAAAGAATGACAATAAAAAGGTAGTAGATAAAAATAGCTCTGATGCAGATGAAGTAAATAATCTTTCTAAAGATGATCAGAATATATCAGAAAATAAACGATGGGGAAACGGAAAGGCTAGAATTTCCGCAATTAGAACGATAAACTCTGAAAAAAAACATCAAATGGTCTTTGCCTCAGGAGAAGCCTTTATACTTCAAATTGACTATAATGTACATGAAACAGTAAAAGATGCTGTATTTGGTATAGCTATCTATAGAAGTGATGGAATACATTGCTATGGTGTGAATACTAAAATTGATAATCTAGATGAATTCGATCTTATTCGGAGTGGTACAGCAGAGATTAGATTCCATGATTTTAATTTACTACCAGGTGAGTATTACATAGATGTAGCAATTGAAAGTGATAATGGAACTCCTGTAGACTACTACAAGCAGGCTCATAAAGTACAAGTATATTCATCAATAAATGATGTCGGCATTGTTAGATTGAATCATGAATGGAATATTCATACATAA
- a CDS encoding glycosyltransferase, with translation MDKLKVLQVNKLYYPHTGGIEKVVQQLAEGLKDRTDMEVLVCQERGRSLIENVNGVTVRRAGSLGVLFSLPISFPFLWKLRKLSRSMDVLHFHTPFPLGDLGCLLSGFKGKVIVWWHSDVVRQKKLMKFYRPIMEKFLKRADVIIVATQGHIDGSDYLPQYRDKCVIIPYGVDQVIEKKADEYIINQSKEKKKDKINLLFVGRLVYYKGCEVLLEAFRSVTGAELTIVGTGDLEETLKRQAKADGIDDRVHFLGAVDDEQLDRAFADCDVLILPSVLKSEAFGLVQIEAMAYGKPVINTQLPSGVPYVSIDGETGLTVPPSDAEALAKAMQWMVDHEEERLQMGRKARERVKECYRTEQMLNQVFQVYNKVIR, from the coding sequence ATGGATAAATTAAAGGTACTTCAGGTTAATAAATTGTACTATCCACATACCGGAGGAATTGAGAAAGTAGTGCAGCAATTAGCTGAGGGATTGAAGGACAGAACTGATATGGAGGTTCTTGTATGTCAGGAACGAGGACGATCCCTTATAGAGAACGTCAATGGAGTAACGGTTCGAAGAGCGGGAAGCCTTGGCGTACTATTTTCACTTCCGATTTCATTCCCGTTTCTATGGAAATTAAGGAAACTGTCGCGTAGTATGGATGTGTTACATTTTCATACACCATTTCCGCTTGGAGATTTAGGCTGTCTTTTGTCTGGTTTTAAAGGAAAGGTTATTGTATGGTGGCATAGTGATGTGGTTCGACAGAAGAAGTTAATGAAATTCTATCGACCTATCATGGAAAAATTTTTAAAAAGAGCAGATGTTATCATAGTTGCTACCCAGGGGCATATTGATGGTTCTGATTATCTGCCACAATATCGAGATAAATGTGTTATTATTCCATATGGGGTAGATCAGGTAATTGAAAAGAAAGCGGATGAATATATAATAAATCAGTCAAAAGAAAAAAAGAAAGATAAAATCAATCTATTATTTGTAGGAAGATTAGTATATTATAAAGGCTGCGAAGTGTTATTGGAAGCATTTCGTTCCGTAACCGGAGCTGAACTTACCATAGTAGGAACAGGAGACCTAGAGGAAACCTTAAAGAGACAGGCGAAGGCTGACGGAATTGATGATAGAGTTCATTTTCTAGGAGCTGTTGACGACGAGCAATTAGATAGAGCATTTGCTGACTGTGATGTATTAATCCTTCCCTCTGTCTTAAAAAGTGAGGCTTTCGGATTGGTTCAAATAGAAGCTATGGCATATGGAAAACCTGTGATTAATACACAGCTTCCTAGTGGTGTTCCTTATGTAAGTATTGATGGTGAGACCGGTCTTACAGTTCCACCAAGTGATGCTGAGGCTTTAGCAAAGGCAATGCAGTGGATGGTCGATCATGAAGAAGAGAGACTTCAGATGGGTAGAAAAGCCAGAGAAAGAGTAAAAGAATGTTATCGCACCGAACAAATGCTGAATCAGGTATTCCAAGTCTATAATAAGGTAATAAGATAA
- a CDS encoding glycosyltransferase family 4 protein has product MKIAFDAQLLFEKQKTGIGWTVEHLLKHMIVEDDNEYSLNYFSLHHRKEKNQIISKYKNMGYQANACGWLHNVVYRRIWDKLPIPYSLIFGKQNQITQFFNYDVPPGVSGKAVTFIYDMVYKAFPETISKETYNMLDHNLSRACDKADHIITISEFSKKEIIKYMHIPESKISVMPCGVDHCVFRSNYSVEEVLKAKRKYGIQQDYILYLGTLEPRKNIETLIEAYAKLINESNNCPKLVIAGKKGWLYDRIFEKVHNLQLQDHIIFTGYVDTEDVPLLLKGAMIFVFPSIYEGFGLPPLEAMACGTPVITSNTASLPEVVGDAGILVNPYSVDEICDAMKKAINDEELRNKIREIGILHSKNFSWKVSATKLAKIYSNLL; this is encoded by the coding sequence TTGAAAATCGCATTTGATGCCCAACTATTATTTGAAAAGCAAAAAACCGGAATAGGATGGACAGTAGAGCATCTGTTGAAACATATGATAGTAGAAGATGATAATGAATATAGTTTGAATTATTTTTCTCTCCATCACAGGAAAGAGAAAAATCAAATTATAAGTAAATATAAGAATATGGGATATCAAGCAAATGCTTGTGGTTGGCTTCATAATGTTGTTTATCGTAGAATATGGGATAAGCTGCCGATTCCTTATTCCTTGATCTTCGGAAAGCAGAATCAGATAACACAATTCTTTAATTATGATGTCCCTCCGGGAGTTAGTGGAAAAGCAGTAACCTTTATCTACGATATGGTATATAAAGCGTTTCCCGAGACCATAAGCAAGGAAACCTATAATATGTTGGATCATAATTTATCCAGAGCCTGTGATAAGGCAGATCATATTATTACGATATCAGAATTCAGTAAAAAAGAGATAATAAAATATATGCATATACCGGAAAGTAAGATATCGGTAATGCCTTGTGGAGTAGATCATTGTGTATTCCGTTCGAATTATTCTGTCGAAGAAGTGCTTAAAGCAAAACGTAAATACGGGATACAACAGGATTACATACTTTATCTGGGAACCTTGGAACCTAGAAAGAATATAGAAACTCTTATTGAAGCGTATGCAAAATTAATAAATGAAAGCAACAACTGTCCTAAGCTGGTTATAGCAGGGAAAAAGGGCTGGTTATATGATAGAATATTTGAAAAAGTTCATAACCTGCAATTACAGGATCATATTATCTTTACCGGTTATGTAGATACAGAGGATGTACCCTTATTGCTAAAGGGAGCCATGATTTTTGTCTTTCCTTCAATATACGAGGGCTTTGGTTTACCACCATTAGAAGCAATGGCATGTGGTACACCGGTCATCACATCCAATACGGCTTCGTTACCGGAGGTAGTTGGTGATGCTGGAATTCTGGTTAATCCTTATTCTGTAGATGAGATTTGTGATGCCATGAAGAAGGCTATTAATGATGAAGAATTAAGAAACAAGATAAGAGAGATTGGGATATTGCATTCTAAAAATTTTTCATGGAAAGTATCAGCAACTAAACTAGCTAAAATTTATTCGAATTTATTATAA